The stretch of DNA ACTTGTTTATCAATAAagttttttgaaaacaaaacttcATAAACCTCCTGAGAACCAATTCCCTTCTTGTTTCATTGCCCTGAAGACAGGAAGGAGATGTATCTGATCCTCAGCCTCAGCACAGTGTATCCGACCCTCAGCCTCAGTGTATCCGACCCTCAGCCTCAGTGTANNNNNNNNNNNNNNNNNNNNNNNNNNNNNNNNNNNNNNNNNNNNNNNNNNNNNNNNNNNNNNNNNNNNNNNNNNNNNNNNNNNNNNNNNNNNNNNNNNNNNNNNNNNNNNNNNNNNNNNNNNNNNNNNNNNNNNNNNNNNNNNNNNNNNNNNNNNNNNNNNNNNNNNNNNNNNNNNNNNNNNNNNNNNNNNNNNNNNNNNNNNNNNNNNNNNNNNNNNNNNNNNNNNNNNNNNNNNNNNNNNNNNNNNNNNNNNNNNNNNNNNNNNNNNNNNNNNNNNNNNNNNNNNNNNNNNNNNNNNNNNNNNNNNNNNNNNNNNNNNNNNNNNNNNNNNNNNNNNNNNNNNNNNNNNNNNNNNNNNNNNNNNNNNNNNNNNNNNNNNNNNNNNNNNNNNNNNNNNNNCTGACCCTCAGCCTCAGTGTACCTGACCCTCAGCCTCAGTGTATCTGACCCTCAGCCTCAGTGTTCCTGACCCTCAGCCTCAGCACAGTGTATCTGATGACACTTTGACTTGTCTTTCCCAAATGATGTAAATGCTCCTCCTGTTATTTTCTACTGCAGTAAAATAGCTCTTCCTTTATTCACATAAAGGGTTAAGGTACATGGACTccttgtatttattatttaaagcaTGACGAACCATTTTGCCGACTTcgtttttaatgtttatttggCTTTGAAATTAGTCTTGTTCCCCAGGAAATCATTTCCTGGCTTCTAAGTTGACAGCTCTCTGTTATTAGTTGTGCCTGACAAGTTTGGTACAACCAGGCTACCAGAGGCAGTTAGTGCAGATGATGATGTTAAAAATCTCTTTATAGGCTGAGtatggggctcacacctgtaatcccgcattttgggaggccaaggtgggattgcttgagtccagaagttcgagaccagcctgggcaacatggtctctacaagaaaataattaaaaaaaattagctggcatggtggtgtgcatctgtggtcccatctacttcggaggctaagatgggaggatcacttgagcccaggaggtcaaggctacagtgagctatgatcgtatcactgcactccagcctggataacagagtgagaccctgtctcaaaaaaaaaagtgaaaaggtgTTTATAGTCAAGTTATTTTTCATAACCCAACCTACCCAAAAAATCAGGGTGAATACCCAGAGAACATCTAAAGAAAGGAGTATGCagtcgggccgggcgcggtggctcacgcctgtaatcccagcactttgggaggccgagaccatcctggctaacactgtgaaacctcatctctactaaaaaaaaaaaaaaatgcaaaaaattagccaggcctggtggtgggttcctgtagtttcagctactcgggagactgaggcagaatggcatgaacctgggaggcagagtatgcagtgagccaagatcacgccactgtactccaacctgggagacagcgagactccacctcaaaaaaaaaaaaaaaaagaaagaaaaagaaaggagtatGCAGTCATGGAACTGTCACCCAGGGCCATTTCCATTTGCCAAGTACAAGATATCGAATCAATGTAtttttgtggctgggcacagtggctcacacctgtaatcccagcactttgggaggctgaggctggcagatcatttgagaccaggagtttgagaccagcctggccaacaaggaaaaaccccatctctgctaaaaacacataagtaaccaggcatgatgacatgcacctgtagtcccagctacttgggaggctgaggcaggagaaccacttgaatccaggaggtagaaggtgcagtgagccgagatcacgccactgtactccagcctgggcaacagagtaagacttggtctcaaaaaaaaaaaaaagtatttttgtgaTCTATTCTTTCATTTGGATTTAGGTGAGCGACCTGTGAGAGTTTATGCTGATGGAATATTTGACTTATTTCACTCTGGTCATGCCCGAGCTCTGATGCAAGCAAAGAACCTTTTCCCTAATACGTACCTCATTGTGGGAGGTAAGAAAACATTTGATGACTTCAGGTGCAGTGCAGAAAAAGATGATAGTAGAGTCTGTATTTCTCTTCTGTCTTTATAACCTGAGTACACTGGCTCTTGCTTCCGTTTTTAAATGAAGGATGTAGTACAGCCTCTCTAAAACATGAAATATATGAGGTACCAGCAACCTAAACCTGGAGAGAGGAGCTTCAAGCTCATTGACTGTGATGTCTGACATTTATCTCACTGTTTTTAGCTGAGTTTCTGCCAGTCACAGGAGCAACAATGACTTCTGTTGCCCAGTTAAAAAACATTTGCTTTAgatttcactttattattttgaatcaaCTGGAATACAAAAGTCTGCCAAGGAAATGTCATGTGGTCCAGTCCAGTgtgaataaaataggaaaacatgTTTAAGGACTTAAttgacacagacatgcacagcaGGTTGATTTCAGAGTCGAAGATCTTGGTCACCTGTTGTACCGTCTCTTCTCCAAAGTATGAACATACTATTTAGTGAGTGTTGCTCCTGAAGGTATACGCTGCATTAGGAAAAGCGTTGTTACCCAGGTTCAACTGCCTTTAGAAGACTTTTCTCCAGTTAGGGAAGATGGTTGCAGTCCTAAGCAGTGGGAGAAGATGGGAGAGGTCGGTGGCTGAGGAGTGGCTAAGCAAAGAGGACTCCGACCCACAGTTTATGATGTGGTGAACTCAGTTTGCAGCGATGAGCTCACACACAACTTCAAAGGCTTCACGGTGATGAATGAGAACGAGCGCTATGACGCAGTCCAGCACTGCCGTTACGTGGATGAGGTGGTGAGGAATGCGCCCTGGACCCTGACACCTGAGTTCCTGGCCGAACACCGGGTAAGAAACTGGACACATACTCCCATTCCTTGTTCCAGAATCCCCTCAACTCTCCAGACTGCCGGCACGCAGGCTGAGGCTGGTTTTCCACTAGCTCTGTTTTACTTCTACCTCCTATGTAAGTTTCATAGGAGATGACAGTGATAATACTAGTGATAATAGTCACCCCTGACGTTTATATGGGGCTGGATGGTTTGCAAGCACTTTTAcatccattctattccattttctctccacAACAGTGCTGTGGTGTGGTTATCATTTCCACTTTACATATGAGTAACAAGTCCTAGAGAAACCAAATAACCTGCTCCAAGTCACACCATTGGCAGAGCTGGGAATTGAACTTGTCCGTTACGAGACTTTTCCTCCCACACCACAGGCATGTCTACCCTTAGAATGAGCCAGTCTTCTGAGAATATCCATAGCCCCAGGCGAACTCTGAAGATGGTCACATTACCAGGAAACAAGACGGATTAACATAGACTTTTCTTGGCTTAAGTTTCATTTCAGGGCTTTGGTCTTAGGCTAGAAATTGGGTAGAATCAGAAACCAAGGATATTTCTCACTGTTTCTCAGGAAGTTATTATCAACCCCTTACCTCCTTTTAATTCTCCCACATTAAAGTAACAgatttcagccaggtgcagtggctcatgcctgtaatcccagcactttgagagaccaaagtgggaggatcgcttgagcccaggagttcaagaccagcctgggcaacataccgagaccctgtctctacttttttaaaaaagccacagGTTTCCTGCAAAAGGTGGGTATAAAAGATGAGAAGGATTGATTAGGCCAGGTTAGAGGTCCCCACGCCTGAGGAAACAGCAAGCATGTTGTCAGTTCTCTACAGGGCGTGTGGAATGTTATAGGTAAATTGTTCAGTGAGGCAGAAAGAATAAAGGCAGCCAAAGGGCTTCTAAAGCAATACATGGGTAGGCCTGAAGAGGGGATATTTACTATAACTATTGAGAATTGGGACAGATCTTCTATAATTCTCTGACTTTCTACATCAACACTTAGCAGCCAGTGGCTCCAAAAGTGGTAAGCAAGCTTATTCTCAGCATCATAGCCCGCAGGCCCACACAGAAGTATGAGGTTagaggaatttcttttcttttgagacgaagtctcgctctgtcgcccaggctggaatgccgtggcgtgatctcggctcattgcaagctccacctcccaggttcatgccattctcctgccgcagcctcccgagtagctgggactacaggcgcctgccaccacgcctggctaagcttttgtatttttagtagagacggggtttcactgtggtctcgatctactgaccttgtgatccacccacctcggcttcccaaagtgctgggattataggcgtgagccatcgcacccgggtGGTTAGAGGAATTTCTAactctgcttttctctttgttaACAGTATATACTCAACTGTGAGTTTTGCTtgtcccattcttttttttttttgagatggagtctcgctctgttgcccaggttgcagtgcagtggcgcgatctcgactcactgcaacctccacctcccagtttcaagcgattctcttgcttcagcctcccgagtagctgggattacaggcgccaccaccacgcctggctaatttttttgtctttttagtagagacggggtttcaccatgttagccaggatggtctcgatctccagacctcgtgatccgcctgcctcagccccccaaagtgctggaattacaggcgtgagccaccacgcctggacttcGGCCTCCTGTTCTTTACTTTGCTGCCTATGGATCCCTGACAAGTTGTTCATGAGTAATTGAGATGCTAGCTGAGGGTCTCTGACATAGTCCCAGTGAACATGCTCCACACTGCAGTGGTCTCTGGAGGTTGGTATAGTGATCTTAGTCATTATCAGCAAAAGGCTGGTGGCCCATTCAGGAAGGAGTAAGTGAAGTTTAGCTTGTCTCTGAACAACATTATTGATCCCCAGTGTCATTTGTCTCTTCTTGCTCTTGCAAAGGATATTCATAGTAgtaaaatggccgggcgcggtggctcacgcctgtcatcaccagcctggctaacatggtgaaaccccgtctctactaaaaatacaaaaaaatcagccaggcatggtgacatgcacctgtagtcccagctactcagggggctgaggcaggagaattgcttgaatgcaggaggcagaggttgcagtgagccgagatcatgccattgcactccagcctgggtgacagagcgatacttggtatcaaaaaaaaaaaagggtagtaAAATGATAGATCCTGAggataaaatatcttttatggcTTTGGGTTTGTATTTCTCAGGAGTATAGATGTATCTATTCCAGTCGTAGGGCTAGTGGTTGCTATTTTTATATTCCCTCTTTTCTCATGGACTGAGAGAAACCAGTAAGGAAAGAAGTAACCTCtttctcatacttttttttttttggagacagtctcgctctgtcacccaggctggagtgcagtggtgcggtctcagctcactgtagcctccacctcccgggttcaagcagttctgcctcagcctcccaagtagctgggattacagtcacccgtcaccacgcctggcttatttttttgtatttttagtagagacggggtttcaccatgttagccaggatggtctcgatctcctgacctcgtgatccgcctgcctcggcctcccagagtgctggggttccaggcgtgagccgccgcgcccggcctttctcaTACTGTTAGAAAAACCCTTATTTGACCAAATCCTTCCATACCCAGGACAGGGAGATTTCCTTCTTTCCTAGGCTCCACCCACTAACTGGTTCACCAGCAAACCCTCTGGCCCTATTGACCACAGCAAAATGGCTGGTATACAGAGTGAGGGTAACAGTTCTAGTAGACTAGGAGAAATAGCTAGAAAAGCAGCTGGTTAACTTTCTATGTGTACTCCATACATCATTAGGTTGGGTGGTTTGTGAATAGACTGTAGTCTGACCTCTGCTTATTGTCCTTTTTCTGGGCCTGAGAACATCAACTGGGTCTTTCTGAGTGGCAGTTATCATGGGTTTTAACGATGTTTCCTTATTTTCAGATTGATTTTGTAGCCCATGATGATATCCCTTATTCATCTGCTGGAAGTGATGATGTTTATAAGCACATTAAGGAGGCAGGTGAGTGAGCTGATGTGCTTCCTCACTTGAGGGGATCTCGGCAGCTGTAGATGTTCAGCCGTGTTGCTACTTTACAGAGGAAAATGTGTACATTAGAAATTCAGCATCCTCTTTCAGGCCACATTTTGGATAAAAGGTAAAGATGAGCACAGCATCCATCAATTCTTCATCATCAGTTCATGACATCCATCAATTCTTGGTCTAAACATCTACTTTTGATATCTCTCTTAATTTCAGGAAACGCTTTctcatatttttcataatattaggGCTATGTAACTCTTCTTTGCCTTACCTCTGGACTTCCATTCAGTGTTCCTTCTGTATGTCAGTATCTCTCCGTTTCATTTAGTAATAACAGATTCTGCTttttgaggaaaggaaaggaacgtTGCCCCTAGTTTCCATTTAGTCTTAATACCTGAGCTAACCAGAACCTCACAGTGTTTGTCTGTATGTGTTTCTGAGTCAGGCATGTTTGCTCCAACACAGAGGACAGAAGGTATCTCCACGTCAGACATCATCACCCGAATTGTGCGGGACTATGATGTGTACGCGAGGCGGAACCTGCAGAGGGGCTACACGGCAAAGGAGCTCAATGTCAGCTTCATCAACGTGAGTTCCAACCGCACCCCAGACTTCTCCGACTGTGGGATACGTATTGCCTCTCACTCCATCTTAGCTGAACTGGCTTTGCAGTTGGCTCTAATGATCACTCCCAAAAGTTCAGTGAATGAATTACCACTATGTTAACTGttcacaaaaagaatgaaacagacaGTTTCTGCCATTACGGTCTAGTACCAACACATTGGTATAAGGCCATACagccaacaaaataaataagaaagagtaATTTAGATAGTACAGTATTTCTGTTAATAAATTGAAAACTGTGTCTCTtcaacttcctttttcttttttggttggaTGATCTTTTGGAAACCTGCTAAGGCCTAGGGACCCTCTCCCCGTGTGGACAGTGATGCACGACACACCACTTCCCCACATAGacctgagttttaaattttgattgatGAAAGCTTAAGTTTATCTTAGCTTACTGTTGCCTTTTAGAAACTCTGTATATTTTactgggcttggtggttcatgcctgtaatcccagtactttgggaggctgaggcgggagaactgcttgaggccaggagtttgagaccagtctggaggcagcatagcgagaccccatctctaaacaaacagacaaacaaaaaaactcatatatatatttatgtttgtagtatatatatatatgtatgtagtgtatatatatgtatgtagtgtatattctttttgtaaacagttatatatatactgcagtatatatatatacacacacacacacacacacacactacatatatatatgtagtatttctttctttttgagacagggtcttgctttgttgcccaggctggagtgcagtggcgtgttctcggctcactgtggcctctgtctcctgggttcaagtgattctggtgccttagcctcctgaatagcagtgattacaggcttgtgccaccacacctggctaattttcgtattttttttagcagagatggggttttgccatgtttcccaggctggtcttgaactcctggcctcaagcgatcggccccccttggcctcccaaagtgctgggattacaggcatgagctactgtatcTATCCAACACTATACATTTTGTACGTAAATTAGAcctcaataaaattaatttaaaaagaagaaagctgctAACTTTAACGTCTCTTACATAATCAGTTTACCATGCTCCCCCACCCGCTCCCATCTCTGTGAATTGTGCTATAAGAATGGATAAAATGATTACATCTAAATATGATTTATCTAGGCAGACAAACACTAGCTCTTGTTAATTTATCTACTATAGCTCTATTTTTTCCCATAACAATCAGGtgtttaaaaattctaaacatattCCCTTTCCTCTTTGTGATCTGGAAGTTAtgagagtactttttttttttctttttttgagacagagtaacactcagtcacccaggccagagtacagtggcgcgatcttggcttactgcagccttgacctccgggctcaagtgatcctcccatctcagcctcctgagtcgctgggactatgggcacaggccaccatacccagctaattttgtatatttttatttttagtagagatgaggtcttgctatgttgtctaggctgctttcgagttcctggcctcaagcagtcctcccacctcggcttcccaaagtgctgggattacaggcatgagccactgtgcccggccaaggatACTCTTCATTTGACTAAAGACTCCCTTCCCCTCCGCCACAGGGTTGATAccgttttccttttctttagcaAAGTCGGTAGGGCCAACGAGTGTTGGCATTTCGCAGATGAGTAAACGGACCTTCAAACACGAaaggaacaaaagcaaaagcacaaGCCATTAAAATAACAGAGTCAGCCTGCGACAGAGGGAAGCGCAGTTCGATGAGCGCATGAAGTGGAAGATCAGTGTCTTCTCTTTCGATCATCGTGATTCGTTTATTCTTGCAGTATTGTGCAGGGATCTTTTAGCTGCCTCTGTAGCTCCCTCTGGAATGATTTGGGTCATGCTGGGCATGTTTATGTTCCAAGTTGatgttttatctttaaaactcTGACTTTATTTGGCTACCTGCCTGTGACTGGGTATAGcctatatttttagtttattctcAAATGCCCACAATATTAGAATTACTACTTAGTGTGTGCATCCACAGCATATCTTATCCGTTATTATGCTAATGACGTGTGAGGTAGATGAACGCAAAGCAGAATTCTAGACTGAAAACAGTGTCAGTTGAGTGCTTGAGCCATGTTTTTTTGTTCTCTTATGGTAGAGAAGTTTGGCATGAGcattatttctcaaaatagtTATTTCTTTACGTAGGAGAAGAAATACCACTTGCAGGAGAGGGTTGACAAagtaaagaagaaagtgaaagatgTGGAGGAGAAGTCCAAAGAATTTGTTCAGAAGGTGGAGGAAAAAAGCATTGACCTCATTCAGAAGTGGGAGGAGAAGTCCCGAGAATTCATTGGaagttttctggaaatgtttGGTCCGGAAGGAGCGCTGGTATGTTCTTTCCCACTGGACAGTGTAGGGAGCTCCCATGTTGTGGGAAGAATTACAGAATCATGGAGCAGAAAGGGACGTCGACAATTAAGGAGTGATCTAGTCTAGTCCCCTTATCTGGGCAGCACTATCTTTCAACTGTCCCCAGCAAGGTTTTTGAAATCTTTACAGAAAGAGGTTACACATTCTCCTAGATAATTTTGCCAGCTCTCTATCAACCTTGAAATCTGGTGACAAGATAAGCAAAACGCCTTGCCCAGCTTTTATTTGTGGTATGATTTTAgatagaaggaaaggaaagaataaagaataataaaaagaaagcagccTCCACTACAAGTAGCTGCAGCGTGAACCCCAGGTAAGGTGGGCATTCTGTCTTTGAGGAGTAGCAGTCTTTTCAACCAAATAAAAGACTGAGCAAGTGAGTCCTAGGCTAGACCTCAGGAAGGAtctgtctgtgaaggtgtttggAAAGATAAGAATAATCCTAGAGCAGATTATTCGGGAAGAGTGGGGAATTTCCCGGGTAATGATAGCAGGTGAGAACCCTTAAATCAATAGTACAGCACAGGCTGCCCTAGTCCCAGATGCTTCAGTGATGATTCAGTGGGATCCGCAGTCTTGTTTCTAACTGTTCCTTTCGGTTTCTCCAGAAACACATGCTGAAGGAGGGGAAGGGCCGGATGCTGCAGGCCATCAGTCCCAAGCAGAGCCCCAGCAGCAGCCCCACGCGCGAgcgctccccctccccctcttttCGATGGCCCTTCTCTGGCAAGACTTCCCCACCTTGTTCCCCAGCAAATCTCTCCAGGCACAAGGCTGCAGCCTATGATATCAGTGAGGATGAAGAAGACtaattttccctccctcctttcctctcctctccctctgtccCATGACCTTCAAAGCTCTGTTGAACTCCAGACTGTGACCCCAACACTAAACCTAAGGACAGCTACAAAGGAAAGACAGCTGGGGCAAGAGGACCTGGGACTGGGGGAACCAAACAGCCCGTCCTCCAAGTGGCAGCCCTCGCCCACGCGAAGGAGGGGCTGCACCTCAGAAGCCTGCTCTGCACCCGTTGGCCCTCCCCGAGGGCTTTGTTCCACTGTTCATGTTCGCCTGATCTCAGCAGGGAAATCGTCGTTTgtattaagtttttttaaaatgagtctcTGAAATGTAGAACTGATTGTTTGCCCGAGGAGTGGGCAGAAGGAGGACGTAGTGTACTGCGTAGAGGCCTTTTCTTCCCAGTACACTGCAGCATTTGCCTTCCGTTCTGAAGCAAAGTGGCTTGCCAAGTCCTTCACGAAATGAGCCGTGCTGATGGGTAATTTGTGGAGAAATATCTTAATTTTGATTTCCTTAAGGAAAAGCTAAAAGCCAAGTTACAGTCACAAATCCCCTCAATGTACTGCTGTCACCAGTGTCACCGTGGCTGTAGGAAGGAGGTCTGAGCCTCACTTGTCTCACTCCCTGAGGAGTTTCTTACTGGACCCAGTGGGGTCCGTGAAGACCCTGACGGGGATGGAAGCAGACCCGTGGCATCGGCTGCAGTGTGTCTGCTGTGTTCCTCTTCTCAGAAAGTTCTGTGACCCGCTTCTCTGGGAGCTTTTGTGagtctccttcctgccatctACCTTCAAAGGAAGGAACACTTTGAAGGTCACGAGGATGAGGAGAGGAGCGGGACAATACTCAATCCCATGCTAAGGCAGTTGAGATTCGTTTCCTACTGGGAGGAGTGCCTGGCCCTGCTACTCCTATTTGAATGTTATTAATATTACCTAGCCTTTTACAAAGGATACTTTGTAAATGTCTGCCGTTGGAACTTGATGTCAATCCCTTTTGGTCATAGCCATATTGAATAGAGAGATTTGCACAGATTGTAGAAGCAAAAGCATAGGAAACACCTTCctctctgaagcaacagcctcgTCATCCTGACCTCTGTGCCTCTTAAGAACATTCTTCACTGGAACCAGAGCTCCACAGAGTCTTTCTTTTCCTCGGAGAGCCGTGGCCGGCAGGGACCTCCCTCCGCCGCCCCTCCAGCAAGCCACAGAGCATGCCCTCACGGGACAAGATGTGGtaggttttctccttttctccccacTTCTCACACACGCCTGGTGGTTGTGGTGCCATCTCCGTGTTAGCTTGCCTGGGGGGATTCAACACTTGAATTTCCAGTCGAAGGATGCTAACGCCTAACACCTGCGCTCACGCCTAACACCTGCCGTCACGCCTAACACCTGCTGTTGAGCATGATCTAACTTTCAAAGCCCTGGCCTCCTGTCTCCTTAGCTACTTAGCTACATGGCCTAGCAGATCATCAGCCATCAGTAATCCTATGGCTAGATTCAGGGGAAAATGGCTTCTGTCCAGGCCCCACCCCCTGTCACTCACAAATACCCCTTGTGGGGGTGGAGTTTTAGTGTTTTCAGCTAAGAAaaccacattttctcttttcttgcctctCCGCTAGGACTGTGAGCATCTCATAGTCCACCCCCTAAACACTTTCTGGTAACACCTGTTCTTCCGCCTGAGGGTCAGAGGCTGGAATCGTTGCCTGCACAGCAGGACTACCTAGGTTCTTACAACT from Piliocolobus tephrosceles isolate RC106 chromosome 2, ASM277652v3, whole genome shotgun sequence encodes:
- the PCYT1A gene encoding choline-phosphate cytidylyltransferase A, translated to MDAQCSAKVNARKRRKEAPGPNGATEEDGVPFKVQRCAVGLRQPAPFSDEIEVDFSKPYVRVTMEEASRGTPCERPVRVYADGIFDLFHSGHARALMQAKNLFPNTYLIVGVCSDELTHNFKGFTVMNENERYDAVQHCRYVDEVVRNAPWTLTPEFLAEHRIDFVAHDDIPYSSAGSDDVYKHIKEAGMFAPTQRTEGISTSDIITRIVRDYDVYARRNLQRGYTAKELNVSFINEKKYHLQERVDKVKKKVKDVEEKSKEFVQKVEEKSIDLIQKWEEKSREFIGSFLEMFGPEGALKHMLKEGKGRMLQAISPKQSPSSSPTRERSPSPSFRWPFSGKTSPPCSPANLSRHKAAAYDISEDEED